One Mugil cephalus isolate CIBA_MC_2020 chromosome 22, CIBA_Mcephalus_1.1, whole genome shotgun sequence genomic window carries:
- the LOC124999825 gene encoding dynamin-1-like protein isoform X2 — MEALIPVINKLQDVFNTVGADVIQLPQIAVVGTQSSGKSSVLESLVGRDLLPRGTGVVTRRPLILQLVHVEPGDARKNDDGGREGEEWGKFLHTKNKIYTDFDEIRQEIESETERVSGNNKGISDEPIHLKIFSPHVVNLTLVDLPGITKVPVGDQPKDIEVQIRDLILKHISNPNCIILAVTAANTDMATSEALKVAREVDPDGRRTLAVVTKLDLMDAGTDAMDVLMGRVIPVKLGLIGVVNRSQLDINNKKSVADAIRDEHAFLQKKYPSLANRNGTKYLARTLNRLLMHHIRDCLPELKTRINVLAAQYQSLLSSYGEPVEDQSATLLQLITKFATEYCNTIEGTAKYIETAELCGGARICYIFHETFGRTLESVDPLGGLSTIDILTAIRNATGPRPSLFVPEVSFELLVKKQVKRLEEPSLRCVELVHEEMQRIIQHCSNYSTQELQRFPKLHEAIVEVVTSLLRKRLPITNDMVHNLVAIELAYINTKHPDFADACGVMNNNIEEQRRNRMRELPTAVPRDKPPAGGAQGEQDGTGNWRGMLKKGEEAPGSGPGSPLKGAVNLLDVPVPVARKLSSREQRDCEVIERLIKSYFLIVRKNIQDSVPKAVMHFLVNHVKDSLQSELVGQLYKSGLLNDLLTESEDMAQRRKEAADMLQALQRASQVIAEIRETHLW; from the exons ATGGAGGCTCTCATTCCGGTGATAAACAAGCTCCAGGACGTGTTCAACACTGTGGGTGCGGATGTTATACAGCTGCCGCAGATTGCGGTAGTGGGGACTCag AGTAGTGGGAAGAGCTCTGTGCTGGAGAGCCTGGTTGGCAGAGACCTGCTTCCTCGCGGGACTGGTGTTGTAACCAGGCGACCTCTCATCCTCCAGCTGGTCCACGTGGAACCTGGAGACGCCAGGAAAAATGATGACGGTG GCAGAGAAGGTGAAGAGTGGGGCAAGTTTCTACACACCAAAAATAAG ATCTACACAGATTTTGATGAAATCAGGCAAGAAATTGAAAGTGAAACGGAGCGAGTGTCTGGGAATAATAAG GGAATCAGCGATGAACCCATTCATCTCAAGATATTTTCCCCTCACGTTGTCAACCTCACACTGGTGGATCTGCCAGGAATCACCAAG GTGCCCGTGGGTGATCAGCCTAAGGACATCGAGGTTCAGATAAGAGATCTAATCCTGAAGCACATCTCCAACCCCAACTGCATTATCCTGGCTGTCACGGCGGCTAACACAGACATGGCCACCTCGGAGGCTCTCAAGGTGGCCCGGGAGGTCGACCCTGACG GCAGGAGGACACTGGCTGTCGTCACCAAGCTGGACCTGATGGACGCTGGGACCGATGCCATGGACGTGCTCATGGGCAGGGTCATCCCCGTCAAACTGGGCCTCATCGGAGTAGTCAACAG GAGCCAGCTGGACATCAACAACAAGAAGTCGGTGGCCGACGCGATCCGGGACGAACACGCCTTCCTGCAGAAGAAGTATCCGTCTCTCGCAAACAGAAACGGGACCAAATACCTGGCCAGGACCCTTAACAG GCTACTGATGCATCACATCCGGGACTGTCTGCCCGAGCTCAAGACACGGATCAACGTCCTGGCGGCTCAGTACCAGTCCCTGCTCAGCAGCTACGGGGAACCCGTCGAGGACCAGAGCGCCACCTTGCTCCAGCTCATCACCAAGTTCGCCACGGAGTACTGCAACACCATCGAGGGCACGGCCAAATACATCGAGACGGCAGAGCT gTGCGGAGGAGCTCGAATTTGTTACATATTCCACGAGACTTTTGGCAGAACATTAGAGTCCGTGGATCCTCTGGGAGGACTGAGCACTATAGACATCCTAACAGCCATCAGGAACGCAACA GGGCCTCGTCCCTCCCTGTTCGTGCCCGAGGTTTCCTTCGAGCTCTTGGTGAAGAAGCAGGTGAAGCGCCTCGAGGAGCCCAGTTTGCGCTGCGTGGAGCTGGTCCACGAGGAGATGCAGAGGATCATCCAGCACTGCAGCAACTACAGCACTCAG GAGCTGCAGAGGTTCCCGAAGCTGCACGAGGCCATCGTAGAAGTAGTCACCTCGCTCTTGAGGAAGAGACTTCCCATCACCAATGACATG GTACACAATTTGGTTGCGATCGAGCTGGCCTACATCAACACTAAGCATCCAGACTTTGCAGATGCCTGCGGGGTCATGAATAACAACATAGAG gagCAAAGGAGAAACCGGATGCGAGAGCTGCCCACTGCAGTGCCCAGGGATAAG CCCCCAGCAGGCGGAGCCCAGGGCGAGCAGGACGGCACAGGGAACTGGAGGGGGATGCTGAAAAAAGGCGAGGAAGCCCCGGGCTCTGGACCCGGAAGCCCCCTCAAAGGAGCCGTCAACCTCCTTGATGTG CCTGTCCCCGTCGCCAGGAAGCTGTCGTCACGTGAGCAGCGGGACTGTGAGGTCATCGAACGCCTCATCAAGTCGTACTTCCTTATTGTCCGCAAGAACATTCAAGACAG tGTGCCAAAAGCAGTGATGCACTTCCTGGTCAACCATGTGAAGGACAGCCTCCAGAGTGAGCTCGTTGGCCAGCTGTATAAATCTGGCCTCCTCAACGACCTGCTGACCGAGTCGGAGGATATGGCCCAGCGACGTAAGGAGGCTGCCGACATGCTCCAG GCATTGCAGAGAGCCAGTCAGGTGATTGCTGAGATCAGGGAAACACATCTgtggtga
- the LOC124999825 gene encoding dynamin-1-like protein isoform X1 produces the protein MEALIPVINKLQDVFNTVGADVIQLPQIAVVGTQSSGKSSVLESLVGRDLLPRGTGVVTRRPLILQLVHVEPGDARKNDDGGREGEEWGKFLHTKNKIYTDFDEIRQEIESETERVSGNNKGISDEPIHLKIFSPHVVNLTLVDLPGITKVPVGDQPKDIEVQIRDLILKHISNPNCIILAVTAANTDMATSEALKVAREVDPDGRRTLAVVTKLDLMDAGTDAMDVLMGRVIPVKLGLIGVVNRSQLDINNKKSVADAIRDEHAFLQKKYPSLANRNGTKYLARTLNRLLMHHIRDCLPELKTRINVLAAQYQSLLSSYGEPVEDQSATLLQLITKFATEYCNTIEGTAKYIETAELCGGARICYIFHETFGRTLESVDPLGGLSTIDILTAIRNATGPRPSLFVPEVSFELLVKKQVKRLEEPSLRCVELVHEEMQRIIQHCSNYSTQELQRFPKLHEAIVEVVTSLLRKRLPITNDMVHNLVAIELAYINTKHPDFADACGVMNNNIEEQRRNRMRELPTAVPRDKSAGKGPAGPTVVSGEPPASGADMDGAKPPAGGAQGEQDGTGNWRGMLKKGEEAPGSGPGSPLKGAVNLLDVPVPVARKLSSREQRDCEVIERLIKSYFLIVRKNIQDSVPKAVMHFLVNHVKDSLQSELVGQLYKSGLLNDLLTESEDMAQRRKEAADMLQALQRASQVIAEIRETHLW, from the exons ATGGAGGCTCTCATTCCGGTGATAAACAAGCTCCAGGACGTGTTCAACACTGTGGGTGCGGATGTTATACAGCTGCCGCAGATTGCGGTAGTGGGGACTCag AGTAGTGGGAAGAGCTCTGTGCTGGAGAGCCTGGTTGGCAGAGACCTGCTTCCTCGCGGGACTGGTGTTGTAACCAGGCGACCTCTCATCCTCCAGCTGGTCCACGTGGAACCTGGAGACGCCAGGAAAAATGATGACGGTG GCAGAGAAGGTGAAGAGTGGGGCAAGTTTCTACACACCAAAAATAAG ATCTACACAGATTTTGATGAAATCAGGCAAGAAATTGAAAGTGAAACGGAGCGAGTGTCTGGGAATAATAAG GGAATCAGCGATGAACCCATTCATCTCAAGATATTTTCCCCTCACGTTGTCAACCTCACACTGGTGGATCTGCCAGGAATCACCAAG GTGCCCGTGGGTGATCAGCCTAAGGACATCGAGGTTCAGATAAGAGATCTAATCCTGAAGCACATCTCCAACCCCAACTGCATTATCCTGGCTGTCACGGCGGCTAACACAGACATGGCCACCTCGGAGGCTCTCAAGGTGGCCCGGGAGGTCGACCCTGACG GCAGGAGGACACTGGCTGTCGTCACCAAGCTGGACCTGATGGACGCTGGGACCGATGCCATGGACGTGCTCATGGGCAGGGTCATCCCCGTCAAACTGGGCCTCATCGGAGTAGTCAACAG GAGCCAGCTGGACATCAACAACAAGAAGTCGGTGGCCGACGCGATCCGGGACGAACACGCCTTCCTGCAGAAGAAGTATCCGTCTCTCGCAAACAGAAACGGGACCAAATACCTGGCCAGGACCCTTAACAG GCTACTGATGCATCACATCCGGGACTGTCTGCCCGAGCTCAAGACACGGATCAACGTCCTGGCGGCTCAGTACCAGTCCCTGCTCAGCAGCTACGGGGAACCCGTCGAGGACCAGAGCGCCACCTTGCTCCAGCTCATCACCAAGTTCGCCACGGAGTACTGCAACACCATCGAGGGCACGGCCAAATACATCGAGACGGCAGAGCT gTGCGGAGGAGCTCGAATTTGTTACATATTCCACGAGACTTTTGGCAGAACATTAGAGTCCGTGGATCCTCTGGGAGGACTGAGCACTATAGACATCCTAACAGCCATCAGGAACGCAACA GGGCCTCGTCCCTCCCTGTTCGTGCCCGAGGTTTCCTTCGAGCTCTTGGTGAAGAAGCAGGTGAAGCGCCTCGAGGAGCCCAGTTTGCGCTGCGTGGAGCTGGTCCACGAGGAGATGCAGAGGATCATCCAGCACTGCAGCAACTACAGCACTCAG GAGCTGCAGAGGTTCCCGAAGCTGCACGAGGCCATCGTAGAAGTAGTCACCTCGCTCTTGAGGAAGAGACTTCCCATCACCAATGACATG GTACACAATTTGGTTGCGATCGAGCTGGCCTACATCAACACTAAGCATCCAGACTTTGCAGATGCCTGCGGGGTCATGAATAACAACATAGAG gagCAAAGGAGAAACCGGATGCGAGAGCTGCCCACTGCAGTGCCCAGGGATAAG TCTGCTGGCAAAGGCCCGGCAGGCCCAACTGTGGTTTCTGGCGAGCCCCCTGCGTCTGGAGCAGACATGGACGGTGCCAAG CCCCCAGCAGGCGGAGCCCAGGGCGAGCAGGACGGCACAGGGAACTGGAGGGGGATGCTGAAAAAAGGCGAGGAAGCCCCGGGCTCTGGACCCGGAAGCCCCCTCAAAGGAGCCGTCAACCTCCTTGATGTG CCTGTCCCCGTCGCCAGGAAGCTGTCGTCACGTGAGCAGCGGGACTGTGAGGTCATCGAACGCCTCATCAAGTCGTACTTCCTTATTGTCCGCAAGAACATTCAAGACAG tGTGCCAAAAGCAGTGATGCACTTCCTGGTCAACCATGTGAAGGACAGCCTCCAGAGTGAGCTCGTTGGCCAGCTGTATAAATCTGGCCTCCTCAACGACCTGCTGACCGAGTCGGAGGATATGGCCCAGCGACGTAAGGAGGCTGCCGACATGCTCCAG GCATTGCAGAGAGCCAGTCAGGTGATTGCTGAGATCAGGGAAACACATCTgtggtga